In the genome of Streptomyces globosus, one region contains:
- the gcvH gene encoding glycine cleavage system protein GcvH, with protein sequence MSNPQQLRYSKEHEWLSAAEDGVATVGITAFAANALGDVVYAQLPAVGDTVTAGETCGELESTKSVSDLYSPVTGEVVEANQDVVDDPSLVNSAPFEGGWLFKVRVSEEPEDLLSAAEYEQLTLSGN encoded by the coding sequence ATGAGCAACCCCCAGCAGCTGCGTTACAGCAAGGAGCACGAGTGGCTGTCGGCCGCCGAGGACGGCGTCGCGACGGTCGGCATCACCGCGTTCGCGGCCAACGCGCTCGGTGACGTCGTCTACGCCCAGCTCCCCGCCGTCGGCGACACCGTGACCGCGGGCGAGACCTGCGGCGAGCTGGAGTCGACCAAGTCGGTCAGCGACCTGTACTCCCCCGTCACGGGCGAGGTCGTCGAGGCCAACCAGGACGTCGTGGACGACCCGTCGCTCGTCAACAGCGCCCCCTTCGAGGGCGGGTGGCTCTTCAAGGTGCGCGTGTCGGAGGAGCCGGAGGACCTGCTCTCCGCCGCCGAGTACGAGCAGCTCACCCTTTCCGGCAACTGA
- the gcvT gene encoding glycine cleavage system aminomethyltransferase GcvT — translation MSNAPRLTALDALHRSLGATMTDFAGWDMPLRYGSERDEHNAVRTKAGLFDLSHMGEITLTGPEAVKALDYALVGNISTVGVGRARYTHICREDGGILDDLIVYRLGETEYMVVANASNAQVVLDALTERAAGFDTEVRDDRDAYALIAVQGPESPAILASLTDADLDGLKYYAGLPGTVAGVPALIARTGYTGEDGFELFVSPAHAVELWQALSKAGEGRGLVPCGLSCRDTLRLEAGMPLYGHELTTSLTPFDAGLGRVVKFEKEGDFVGRAALEAAAERSASNPPRKLVGLVAEGRRVPRAGFPVVAGGQVVGEVTSGAPSPTLGKPIAMAYVDAAHAEPGASGVGVDIRGTHEPYEVVALPFYKRQK, via the coding sequence ATGAGCAATGCCCCCCGCCTGACCGCGCTCGATGCGCTGCACCGCTCGCTCGGTGCGACCATGACCGACTTCGCCGGCTGGGACATGCCCCTGCGGTACGGCAGCGAGCGCGACGAGCACAACGCCGTGCGCACGAAGGCCGGCCTGTTCGACCTCTCCCACATGGGCGAGATCACCCTGACCGGGCCGGAGGCCGTCAAGGCCCTCGACTACGCCCTGGTGGGCAACATCTCCACCGTCGGCGTCGGCCGCGCCCGCTACACGCACATCTGCCGGGAGGACGGCGGGATCCTCGACGACCTGATCGTCTACCGCCTCGGCGAGACCGAGTACATGGTCGTCGCCAACGCCTCGAACGCCCAGGTCGTCCTGGACGCCCTCACCGAGCGCGCGGCCGGCTTCGACACCGAGGTCCGCGACGACCGCGACGCGTACGCGCTGATCGCGGTGCAGGGGCCGGAGTCGCCCGCCATCCTGGCCTCGCTGACGGACGCCGACCTGGACGGCCTGAAGTACTACGCCGGCCTGCCGGGCACGGTCGCGGGCGTCCCCGCGCTGATCGCCCGCACCGGCTACACCGGCGAGGACGGCTTCGAGCTCTTCGTCTCCCCCGCGCACGCCGTGGAGCTGTGGCAGGCGCTGAGCAAGGCCGGCGAGGGCCGCGGCCTGGTGCCGTGCGGCCTGTCCTGCCGCGACACGCTGCGCCTGGAGGCGGGCATGCCGCTGTACGGGCACGAGCTGACCACCTCCCTGACCCCGTTCGACGCGGGCCTGGGCCGGGTCGTGAAGTTCGAGAAGGAGGGCGACTTCGTGGGCCGCGCCGCCCTGGAGGCCGCTGCCGAGCGCTCCGCCTCGAACCCGCCGCGCAAGCTGGTCGGCCTGGTCGCCGAGGGCCGCCGGGTCCCGCGCGCCGGGTTCCCCGTCGTGGCCGGCGGCCAGGTGGTCGGCGAGGTCACCTCCGGCGCCCCGTCCCCGACTCTCGGCAAGCCGATCGCCATGGCGTACGTCGACGCGGCACACGCCGAGCCGGGCGCCTCCGGCGTCGGCGTGGACATCCGCGGTACCCATGAGCCGTACGAGGTCGTCGCCCTGCCCTTCTACAAGCGGCAGAAGTAG
- a CDS encoding AAA family ATPase: MGVRRFGVLATAGTAEGVPARPAAGACRGSVRDLRGTGGSGPERLGFAEGDVVVVSGLPGGGKSTLIKRAAEGLGIDSQDVRERWERRMPRVLPYAAYRPLVRIAHYWGMWQALRSGASVVVHDCGTQAWVRGLLAAAARRRGRALHLVLLVATPEEALAGQQARGRGVSAYAFSRHRAAVDRLLRAAETGPLPAGCASVVLLDRPAAARLTRIAFRPAPPAVRPAA, encoded by the coding sequence ATCGGTGTGCGGAGGTTCGGAGTGCTGGCCACGGCGGGTACGGCGGAGGGGGTGCCGGCCCGGCCGGCGGCGGGAGCGTGCCGCGGGTCCGTGCGCGACCTGCGCGGCACCGGCGGGAGCGGCCCCGAGCGGCTCGGCTTCGCCGAGGGGGACGTCGTCGTGGTCTCGGGCCTGCCCGGCGGCGGGAAGAGCACGCTGATCAAGCGCGCCGCCGAAGGCCTCGGCATCGACTCGCAGGACGTGCGCGAGCGCTGGGAGCGCCGCATGCCCCGCGTCCTGCCGTACGCCGCCTACCGGCCGCTGGTGCGGATCGCCCACTACTGGGGGATGTGGCAGGCCCTGCGCTCCGGCGCCTCCGTCGTCGTCCACGACTGCGGGACGCAGGCCTGGGTGCGCGGGCTGCTCGCCGCGGCCGCCCGGCGCCGCGGCCGGGCCCTGCACCTGGTGCTCCTCGTGGCCACCCCCGAGGAGGCCCTGGCCGGGCAGCAGGCGCGCGGCCGCGGTGTGTCGGCGTACGCCTTCTCCCGCCACCGGGCCGCCGTCGACCGCCTGCTCCGGGCCGCCGAGACCGGGCCGCTGCCCGCCGGCTGCGCGTCGGTGGTCCTCCTGGACCGGCCCGCGGCCGCCCGGCTGACCCGTATAGCCTTCCGGCCGGCGCCCCCGGCCGTCCGGCCGGCTGCCTGA
- a CDS encoding enhanced serine sensitivity protein SseB codes for MGGDGGWPENELEQVLGAALGAPDAGPRIVEVLGRSSVWVPLPAGGGPDSASLALPTMDIGGAAYVPVYSSASQFRACVGTAMDFAVAPAAEFARGLPPQLGIAVNPEGAVGAPLPPPAVAALCRAGRTELDGPASGARVRLYEPDWQEDPVDLLAAASEEFRATGAVAAAYRCLASVEGGAPELYIAVRLVGADPGLRAVPLEALGRALGRVPAPWPVQLVLLDAPEAAGDPVADHIVTRVRPFYVP; via the coding sequence ATGGGCGGGGACGGCGGCTGGCCGGAGAACGAGCTGGAGCAGGTGCTCGGCGCCGCCCTCGGCGCGCCGGACGCGGGCCCGCGGATCGTCGAGGTCCTCGGCCGCAGCTCCGTCTGGGTGCCGCTGCCCGCCGGAGGCGGCCCCGACAGCGCCTCCCTCGCGCTGCCCACCATGGACATCGGCGGGGCGGCGTACGTCCCCGTCTACAGCTCCGCGTCGCAGTTCCGCGCCTGCGTGGGCACCGCCATGGACTTCGCGGTGGCCCCCGCCGCCGAGTTCGCCCGCGGCCTCCCTCCCCAGCTCGGCATCGCCGTCAACCCGGAGGGCGCCGTCGGCGCCCCCCTGCCCCCGCCCGCCGTCGCCGCCCTGTGCCGCGCCGGCCGCACCGAGCTCGACGGGCCCGCCTCCGGCGCCCGCGTCCGCCTCTACGAGCCCGACTGGCAGGAGGACCCGGTGGACCTCCTGGCCGCGGCCTCCGAGGAGTTCCGCGCCACCGGCGCCGTGGCCGCCGCGTACCGCTGCCTGGCCAGCGTCGAGGGCGGCGCGCCCGAGCTCTACATCGCGGTCCGGCTCGTCGGAGCGGACCCCGGCCTGCGGGCCGTCCCCCTGGAGGCCCTCGGCCGGGCCCTGGGCCGCGTCCCGGCGCCCTGGCCCGTCCAGTTGGTGCTGCTCGACGCCCCCGAGGCCGCCGGCGACCCCGTCGCCGACCACATCGTTACGCGCGTACGCCCCTTCTACGTCCCCTAG
- a CDS encoding enhanced serine sensitivity protein SseB C-terminal domain-containing protein, which yields MSASGTAAAGQVEHVMRQVTPGRYESYESLLHALAEGRLWMLLWQGSPGSPDAQYGGMELEGLGYAPCVTSPRELAASGWNRGYEVVTGRDIARALYPDRWGLWLNPHAQGGGLGIPWADLRRIATGLDRMPAGPLRLSEPALELPQFYGLLTQHAHRTPAVRSLRRAWVQPALGSPYLAVGLDLYDASAPALESVREMMRQSVGAVPEGVPVCTVALADEHDPVAMWLRSQTRPFYDREGQAPAY from the coding sequence GTGAGTGCGTCAGGCACGGCCGCGGCCGGGCAGGTCGAGCACGTGATGCGCCAAGTGACTCCCGGGCGCTACGAGAGCTACGAGTCACTTCTGCACGCCCTCGCCGAGGGCCGGCTGTGGATGCTGCTCTGGCAGGGCTCTCCAGGCTCCCCGGACGCCCAGTACGGCGGCATGGAGCTGGAGGGCCTCGGCTACGCCCCGTGCGTCACCTCGCCCCGGGAACTGGCCGCCAGCGGCTGGAACCGGGGCTACGAGGTCGTCACCGGCCGGGACATCGCCCGCGCCCTCTACCCCGACCGGTGGGGGCTCTGGCTCAACCCGCACGCCCAGGGAGGCGGCCTCGGCATCCCCTGGGCCGACCTGCGCCGGATCGCCACCGGACTGGACCGGATGCCGGCCGGCCCGCTGCGGCTGTCCGAGCCGGCCCTGGAGCTCCCGCAGTTCTACGGGCTGCTGACCCAGCACGCGCACCGCACCCCGGCCGTGCGGTCGCTGCGCCGCGCCTGGGTGCAGCCCGCGCTGGGCTCGCCGTACCTCGCGGTCGGCCTCGACCTGTACGACGCGTCCGCGCCCGCGCTGGAGTCCGTACGGGAGATGATGCGCCAGTCCGTGGGGGCGGTGCCCGAGGGGGTGCCGGTCTGCACGGTGGCGCTCGCCGACGAGCACGACCCCGTCGCGATGTGGCTCCGGTCGCAGACGCGCCCGTTCTACGACCGCGAGGGGCAGGCCCCGGCCTACTGA
- a CDS encoding ABC transporter permease — MTAPLHDTSAETPAPVSVADVPAKAIEGRSPGRIAWMRLKRDKVALTGGMVVILLILVAVFAPQIVSVLGHPPNEFHEDLIDPDLGTPIGSFGGISSEHLLGVEPTNGRDVFSRIVYGARISLVVAFLAAFVSVAIGSFLGALAGFLGGWVDGLISRTMDLLLAFPQLLFTIALVSVVPNSLWGFEGSGVRMGVLIVVIGFFGWPYIGRIVRGQTISLREREYVEAARSLGAGRGYILVKELLPNLVAPILVYATLIIPTNILTEAALSFLGAGVKPPTASWGKMLSDAVPIYQDDPMYMVVPGMTIFITVLAFNLFGDGLRDALDPKGS, encoded by the coding sequence ATGACGGCACCACTGCATGACACGAGCGCGGAAACCCCCGCACCCGTGTCCGTAGCCGATGTCCCGGCGAAGGCCATCGAGGGCCGTTCGCCCGGCCGTATCGCCTGGATGCGGCTCAAGCGCGACAAGGTCGCGCTGACCGGCGGCATGGTCGTGATCCTCCTGATCCTGGTGGCGGTGTTCGCGCCGCAGATCGTGAGCGTGCTGGGCCACCCGCCCAACGAGTTCCACGAGGACCTGATCGACCCGGACCTCGGCACGCCGATCGGCTCCTTCGGCGGCATCAGCTCCGAGCACCTGCTCGGCGTCGAACCGACCAACGGGCGCGACGTGTTCAGCCGGATCGTCTACGGCGCCCGCATCTCCCTGGTCGTCGCCTTCCTCGCCGCCTTCGTCTCCGTCGCCATCGGCAGCTTCCTCGGCGCCCTGGCCGGCTTCCTCGGCGGCTGGGTCGACGGCCTGATCAGCCGCACGATGGACCTGCTGCTGGCCTTCCCGCAGCTGCTGTTCACCATCGCCCTGGTCTCCGTCGTCCCCAACTCCCTCTGGGGATTCGAGGGTTCCGGCGTCCGCATGGGCGTGCTGATCGTCGTCATCGGCTTCTTCGGGTGGCCCTACATCGGCCGCATCGTCCGCGGCCAGACGATCTCCCTGCGCGAGCGCGAGTACGTCGAGGCGGCCCGCAGCCTCGGGGCCGGCCGCGGCTACATCCTGGTCAAGGAGCTGCTGCCGAACCTGGTCGCCCCGATCCTCGTCTACGCGACGCTGATCATCCCGACCAACATCCTGACGGAAGCGGCCCTCAGCTTCCTCGGCGCCGGCGTCAAGCCGCCGACCGCCTCCTGGGGAAAGATGCTCTCCGACGCCGTCCCCATCTACCAGGACGACCCCATGTACATGGTGGTCCCCGGCATGACGATCTTCATCACCGTCCTGGCGTTCAACCTCTTCGGGGACGGGCTGCGCGACGCACTCGACCCCAAGGGCAGCTGA
- a CDS encoding ABC transporter substrate-binding protein encodes MIRRKQALAITAVIAALSLTAACGGGDGEKKSEAKGAGGAAFNAATTGVVNPSTEKGGELKLWSPQDVDYLDPARAYYGFVWNMQRLYIRQLLAYDSKPGEAGTKLVPDLAEALPVISNEGKTYTLKLKDGVKFEDGTPITSKDIKYGIERVFAQDVLSGGPTYLMDILDQGQKYPGPYKDTDPGKMGLKSVQTPDDKTIVFNLASANSDFSYLLAMPASSPVPMAKDTGATYTNKPVSTGPYKVESFTAGKGATFVRNENWDPKTDTIRTGLPDKVTFTVTTNPDDMDARLLSGDIDLAVDGTGLQQAAKNKVLKDPNLKKNADNPFTGYIRYFAFAQSVAPLDNIDCRKAVIYAADPKSLQTARGGPTSGDLGANMLPPGVPGSDKSYDPFGLTKGQPQEDKAKEALKACGKPDGFETTIAVRNNRAPEVKTAESLQASLAKVGIKATIDQYDGKLSSSTVGSPENVKKKNYGIIVMGWGADYNSGSGFLQPLVDGSFIKPNGNHNYAELNDPEINGLFDKAADAASPEAAAPLYTEINKKVMEKALYLPINFDKAFVYHNPRLTNVYFNDSMGKIDLAVIGVGK; translated from the coding sequence GTGATCCGCAGAAAGCAGGCACTCGCGATCACCGCCGTGATCGCCGCCCTGTCGCTGACCGCCGCGTGCGGCGGCGGCGACGGCGAGAAGAAGTCCGAGGCGAAGGGCGCCGGCGGCGCCGCCTTCAACGCCGCCACCACCGGCGTGGTCAACCCGTCCACCGAAAAGGGCGGCGAGCTCAAGCTCTGGTCGCCGCAGGACGTCGACTACCTCGACCCGGCGCGTGCCTACTACGGCTTCGTGTGGAACATGCAGCGCCTCTACATCCGCCAGCTGCTCGCGTACGACAGCAAGCCGGGCGAGGCGGGCACGAAGCTCGTCCCGGACCTCGCGGAGGCCCTCCCGGTCATCAGCAACGAGGGCAAGACGTACACCCTCAAGCTGAAGGACGGCGTGAAGTTCGAGGACGGCACGCCGATCACCTCGAAGGACATCAAGTACGGCATCGAGCGCGTCTTCGCGCAGGACGTGCTCTCCGGCGGCCCGACCTACCTGATGGACATCCTGGACCAGGGCCAGAAGTACCCCGGCCCGTACAAGGACACCGACCCCGGGAAGATGGGCTTGAAGTCCGTCCAGACGCCGGACGACAAGACGATCGTCTTCAACCTGGCGAGCGCCAACTCCGACTTCAGCTACCTGCTGGCCATGCCGGCCTCGTCGCCGGTCCCGATGGCCAAGGACACCGGCGCCACGTACACGAACAAGCCGGTCTCCACCGGCCCGTACAAGGTCGAGAGCTTCACCGCCGGCAAGGGCGCCACCTTCGTCCGCAACGAGAACTGGGACCCGAAGACGGACACCATCCGCACGGGCCTGCCGGACAAGGTCACCTTCACGGTGACGACCAACCCGGACGACATGGACGCCCGCCTGCTCTCCGGCGACATCGACCTCGCGGTCGACGGCACCGGCCTCCAGCAGGCCGCGAAGAACAAGGTCCTGAAGGACCCGAACCTCAAGAAGAACGCGGACAACCCCTTCACCGGGTACATCCGCTACTTCGCCTTCGCGCAGTCGGTCGCGCCGCTCGACAACATCGACTGCCGCAAGGCCGTCATCTACGCGGCCGACCCGAAGTCGCTGCAGACCGCCCGCGGCGGCCCGACCAGCGGTGACCTCGGCGCCAACATGCTGCCCCCCGGTGTGCCCGGCTCCGACAAGAGCTACGACCCCTTCGGCCTGACCAAGGGCCAGCCGCAGGAGGACAAGGCCAAGGAGGCCCTCAAGGCCTGCGGCAAGCCCGACGGCTTCGAGACCACGATCGCGGTGCGCAACAACCGCGCCCCCGAGGTGAAGACGGCCGAGTCCCTCCAGGCCTCGCTCGCCAAGGTCGGCATCAAGGCCACCATCGACCAGTACGACGGCAAGCTCTCCTCCTCCACCGTCGGCTCGCCCGAGAACGTGAAGAAGAAGAACTACGGCATCATCGTCATGGGCTGGGGCGCCGACTACAACTCCGGCTCGGGCTTCCTCCAGCCGCTCGTCGACGGCTCGTTCATCAAGCCCAACGGCAACCACAACTACGCGGAGCTGAACGACCCGGAGATCAACGGGCTGTTCGACAAGGCCGCCGACGCCGCGTCGCCCGAGGCCGCCGCGCCGCTCTACACCGAGATCAACAAGAAGGTCATGGAGAAGGCGCTCTACCTTCCCATCAACTTCGACAAGGCCTTCGTCTACCACAACCCCCGTCTGACGAACGTCTACTTCAACGACTCCATGGGCAAGATCGACCTCGCCGTGATCGGCGTCGGCAAGTAG
- a CDS encoding ABC transporter permease, with product MLVYLIRRLFNVAATLLVVSVVTFGIFFAVPKITGSDPALMYAGRETNETALAGIRVKMGFDKPISEQYLTFVKGIFVGRDYDGGTETTHCEAPCFGYSFKTEAPVWDTMVDRMPVTLSLALGAAVIWVLAGVATGVVSALKRRTAVDRTVMVGALAGVSLPIFFTGMVAPAVFVYSLGWLDVSNYKPLTEDPAAWLNALILPWITLAFLFAATYARITRATMLEVLGEDYIRTARAKGLKEGVVIRKHALRSTLTPIVTMFGLDLGGLLGGAVLTETTFNFQGLGTAAVAAIGQGDLPVIMGVTLLAALFVVMANLIVDLLYAVIDPRVRLT from the coding sequence GTGCTCGTCTACCTCATACGGCGGCTGTTCAACGTCGCCGCCACGCTGCTGGTGGTCTCCGTGGTCACCTTCGGCATCTTCTTCGCGGTCCCCAAGATCACTGGCAGCGATCCGGCGCTCATGTACGCCGGCCGCGAGACCAACGAGACCGCCCTGGCGGGCATCCGCGTGAAGATGGGCTTCGACAAGCCCATTTCCGAGCAGTACCTGACCTTCGTCAAGGGGATCTTCGTCGGCCGCGACTACGACGGCGGCACCGAGACCACCCACTGCGAAGCACCCTGCTTCGGCTACTCGTTCAAGACCGAGGCGCCCGTCTGGGACACCATGGTCGACCGCATGCCGGTCACCCTCTCCCTCGCGCTCGGCGCGGCGGTCATCTGGGTCCTCGCCGGCGTCGCCACCGGTGTCGTCTCGGCGCTCAAGCGCCGCACCGCCGTCGACCGCACCGTCATGGTCGGTGCCCTCGCCGGCGTCTCCCTGCCGATCTTCTTCACCGGCATGGTCGCCCCCGCGGTCTTCGTCTACAGCCTCGGCTGGCTCGACGTCTCCAACTACAAACCGCTCACCGAGGACCCGGCGGCCTGGCTCAACGCCCTGATCCTGCCCTGGATCACCCTGGCCTTCCTCTTCGCCGCCACCTACGCCCGCATCACCCGCGCCACGATGCTGGAGGTCCTCGGCGAGGACTACATCCGCACCGCCCGCGCCAAGGGCCTCAAGGAGGGCGTGGTCATCCGCAAGCACGCCCTGCGCTCCACCCTCACCCCGATCGTCACGATGTTCGGCCTCGACCTCGGCGGCCTCCTCGGCGGTGCCGTGCTCACCGAGACGACCTTCAACTTCCAGGGCCTCGGGACGGCCGCCGTCGCCGCCATCGGCCAGGGCGACCTCCCCGTGATCATGGGCGTCACCCTGCTCGCCGCACTGTTCGTGGTGATGGCCAACCTGATCGTGGACCTGCTGTACGCCGTCATCGACCCGCGCGTGAGGCTGACGTGA
- a CDS encoding ABC transporter ATP-binding protein, whose product MSVRDLRVHFPTDDGLVKSVDGLSFDLERGKTLGIVGESGSGKSVTSLAVMGLHRTGNARSRPHISGEVVLDGEDLVKADADHVRTLRGRKMAMVFQDPLSAMHPYYTVGKQIVEAYLTHHDTDKKAARRRAVEMLDRVGIPEPHRRVDAYPHEFSGGMRQRAMIAMALVNNPELLIADEPTTALDVTVQAQILDLIRDLQREFGSAVIMITHDLGVVAEMADDILVMYGGRCVERGTAEKVFYEPRHPYTWGLLGSMPRIDREQTERLIPVKGSPPSLINIPSGCAFNPRCPYADVPEGGVTRTRRPELTEDGSGHWSACHMAQEERTRIWTEEIAPKL is encoded by the coding sequence CTGTCGGTACGCGACCTCAGGGTGCACTTCCCGACCGACGACGGCCTGGTGAAGTCCGTCGACGGGCTCTCCTTCGACCTGGAGCGCGGCAAGACGCTCGGCATCGTCGGCGAGTCCGGCTCCGGCAAGTCGGTGACCTCGCTGGCCGTCATGGGCCTGCACCGCACCGGCAACGCCCGCAGCCGCCCGCACATCTCCGGCGAGGTCGTCCTCGACGGCGAGGACCTCGTCAAGGCGGACGCCGACCACGTCCGCACCCTGCGCGGCCGCAAGATGGCGATGGTCTTCCAGGACCCGCTCTCCGCGATGCACCCCTACTACACCGTCGGCAAGCAGATCGTCGAGGCGTACCTGACGCACCACGACACCGACAAGAAGGCCGCCCGCAGGCGCGCCGTCGAGATGCTCGACCGCGTCGGCATCCCCGAGCCTCACCGGCGCGTGGACGCCTACCCGCACGAGTTCTCCGGCGGCATGCGCCAGCGCGCGATGATCGCGATGGCGCTGGTCAACAACCCCGAGCTGCTCATCGCCGACGAGCCGACCACCGCGCTCGACGTCACCGTCCAGGCGCAGATCCTCGACCTGATCCGCGACCTCCAGCGGGAGTTCGGCTCAGCCGTCATCATGATCACGCACGACCTGGGCGTGGTCGCCGAGATGGCAGACGACATCCTCGTGATGTACGGCGGCCGCTGCGTCGAGCGCGGCACCGCGGAGAAGGTCTTCTACGAGCCCCGCCACCCCTACACCTGGGGGCTGCTCGGCTCCATGCCGCGCATCGACCGCGAGCAGACCGAGCGCCTGATCCCGGTCAAGGGCTCCCCGCCCAGCCTCATCAACATCCCGAGCGGCTGCGCGTTCAACCCGCGCTGCCCGTACGCGGACGTCCCCGAGGGGGGCGTCACCCGCACCCGCCGCCCCGAGCTGACCGAGGACGGCAGCGGGCACTGGTCGGCCTGCCACATGGCGCAGGAGGAGCGGACCCGGATCTGGACCGAAGAGATTGCGCCGAAGCTGTGA
- a CDS encoding ABC transporter ATP-binding protein, which translates to MTKKDTAAAGAPEADAEEPLLKVTGLVKHFPINKGLLRRQVAAVKAVDGIDFDVRRGETLGVVGESGCGKSTMGRLITRLLEPTGGTVEFEGRDITHLGVAGMRPLRRDVQMIFQDPYGSLNPRHTVGTIVGAPFKLQGVAPEGGLKAEVQRLLSLVGLNPEHYNRYPHEFSGGQRQRIGIARALALKPKLVVADEPVSALDVSIQAQVVNLLDDLQEELGLTYVIIAHDLSVIRHVSDRIAVMYLGKIVELTDRTSLYESPMHPYTKALLSAVPVPDPRRRGAKSGRILLKGDVPSPISPPSGCRFHTRCWKATQICTVKEPPLASLAAGHQVACHHPENAPDQAPGDPALPGAADALAAVTP; encoded by the coding sequence ATGACGAAGAAGGACACGGCCGCGGCGGGCGCGCCCGAGGCGGACGCCGAAGAGCCGCTGCTGAAGGTGACCGGGCTGGTCAAGCACTTCCCCATCAACAAGGGGCTGCTGCGCCGGCAGGTCGCAGCCGTCAAGGCCGTCGACGGGATCGACTTCGACGTCCGGCGCGGTGAGACGCTCGGCGTCGTCGGCGAGTCCGGCTGCGGCAAGTCCACGATGGGCCGGCTGATCACCCGCCTGCTGGAGCCCACCGGCGGCACGGTCGAGTTCGAGGGCCGCGACATCACGCACCTCGGGGTCGCCGGGATGCGGCCGCTGCGCCGCGACGTGCAGATGATCTTCCAGGACCCGTACGGCTCGCTGAACCCGCGCCACACGGTCGGCACGATCGTCGGCGCGCCGTTCAAGCTCCAGGGCGTCGCGCCGGAGGGCGGGCTCAAGGCGGAGGTGCAGCGCCTGCTGTCGCTGGTCGGCCTCAACCCGGAGCACTACAACCGCTACCCGCACGAGTTCTCCGGCGGGCAGCGCCAGCGCATCGGGATCGCCCGCGCCCTGGCGCTCAAGCCGAAGCTGGTCGTCGCCGACGAGCCGGTGTCCGCACTGGACGTGTCGATCCAGGCCCAGGTGGTCAACCTGCTGGACGACCTCCAGGAGGAGCTCGGCCTCACGTACGTGATCATCGCGCACGACCTGTCGGTCATCCGGCACGTGTCGGACCGCATCGCGGTCATGTACCTCGGCAAGATCGTCGAGCTGACCGACCGCACCTCGCTGTACGAGAGCCCCATGCACCCGTACACCAAGGCGCTGCTGTCGGCCGTGCCCGTGCCGGACCCGCGCCGGCGCGGGGCGAAGAGCGGGCGCATCCTGCTCAAGGGCGACGTGCCCTCGCCGATCTCGCCGCCGAGCGGCTGCCGCTTCCACACCCGCTGCTGGAAGGCGACGCAGATCTGCACGGTGAAGGAGCCGCCGCTGGCATCCCTGGCCGCGGGGCACCAAGTGGCCTGCCACCACCCCGAGAACGCCCCTGACCAGGCCCCCGGCGACCCGGCCCTCCCGGGTGCGGCGGACGCCCTGGCCGCGGTGACGCCCTAG
- a CDS encoding trimeric intracellular cation channel family protein: MLHDLFPPGIQHALDLAGIFVFATAGALLAVRKNFDVFGIAVLAEVTALGGGLFRDIVIGAVPPAAFGELSFFVTPLIAAALVFFLHPEVQRINRAIKVFDAAGLALFCVTGTTKAYEYGLGLTASAALGLATAVGGGVLRDVLANEVPTLLRDREMYAVPATVGAAMIALSIAFDALNALTTAAAIVTTFVLRLLAMQFHWRAPLAWNRRSAVSEEP; this comes from the coding sequence GTGCTCCACGACCTCTTCCCGCCCGGCATCCAGCACGCCCTGGACCTCGCGGGCATCTTCGTCTTCGCCACCGCGGGCGCCCTGCTCGCCGTGCGCAAGAACTTCGACGTCTTCGGCATCGCCGTCCTCGCGGAGGTGACCGCCCTGGGCGGCGGCCTCTTCCGCGACATCGTCATCGGCGCCGTCCCGCCGGCGGCCTTCGGCGAGCTCAGCTTCTTCGTCACGCCGCTCATCGCCGCGGCCCTCGTCTTCTTCCTCCATCCCGAGGTGCAGCGGATCAACCGCGCCATCAAGGTCTTCGACGCGGCGGGCCTGGCCCTGTTCTGCGTGACCGGCACGACGAAGGCGTACGAGTACGGGCTCGGCCTCACCGCGTCCGCCGCGCTCGGGCTGGCCACCGCCGTCGGCGGCGGCGTCCTGCGCGACGTCCTCGCCAACGAGGTGCCCACGCTGCTGCGCGACCGCGAGATGTACGCCGTGCCCGCGACCGTCGGCGCGGCGATGATCGCCCTCTCCATCGCCTTCGACGCGCTGAACGCGCTGACCACGGCCGCCGCCATCGTCACCACCTTCGTGCTGCGGCTGCTGGCCATGCAGTTCCACTGGCGGGCGCCGCTGGCCTGGAACCGCCGCTCCGCGGTGTCCGAGGAGCCGTGA